One Diabrotica virgifera virgifera chromosome 3, PGI_DIABVI_V3a genomic window carries:
- the LOC126882464 gene encoding uncharacterized protein LOC126882464, producing the protein MVSLDGEMIVKSNSFKYLGSVLQSNGEIDGDACSRIRAGWMKWKEASGVLCDRKVPMKLKGKFYKTAIRPAMMYGTECWAVKKKEEQRMQVAEMRMLRWMSGVTKKDKIRNEYIRGNLGVAPIDAKMREHRLRWFGHVQ; encoded by the coding sequence atggtatctttggatggtgaaatgattgtaaaaagcaatagttttaagtacctaggatcggtattacagagtaatggagaaatagatggagatgcatgcagtagaattagggctggatggatgaagtggaaagaagcgagtggtgtgttgtgtgacagaaaagttccaatgaagctgaagggaaaattctataaaacagccataagaccagctatgatgtacggaactgaatgttgggcagtgaaaaagaaagaggaacagcgaatgcaagtggcggaaatgagaatgcttagatggatgagtggagtgacaaagaaggataaaattagaaatgagtatattaggggaaatctaggtgtggcaccaattgatgccaaaatgagagagcataggttaagatggtttggtcatgttcaa